A genomic region of Pseudomonas sp. RSB 5.4 contains the following coding sequences:
- a CDS encoding flavohemoglobin expression-modulating QEGLA motif protein — protein MDDYQQTIRTLSDRIVLAQTPIRVLDAVKWDENIRKGFLKAKGKEMPAVDRDYYLNRPLSFDSSKVKLEFQNIERDITRQLGQFNPVGQIMRRMCKEYRMVVRMLEARGTEDFGLISQELYGAASDAFHAGDPTLADLGLMMSDYLNNIDGRGDLKDEPKILTAKDAVHLLQTRLNKVFGEAEETIRVFESDGIVADAAAGADYIKIRTDALFNDRDVRALEVHEGLVHVGTTLNGLNQPICTFLSKGPPSSTVTQEGLAILMEIITFASYPSRLRKLTNRTRAIHMVEEGADFLQVFEFFREQGFEMAESYGNASRVFRGSTPTGLPFTKDLSYLKGFIMVYNYIQLAVRKGKLEQVPLLFCGKTTLEDMRTLRQLVDEGLVVPPKYLPEQFRDMNALSAWMCFSNFLNHLSLDRIEADYSNIL, from the coding sequence GTGGACGATTACCAGCAGACGATACGCACGCTGTCCGATCGCATTGTGCTGGCGCAGACGCCGATCCGCGTGCTCGACGCGGTGAAGTGGGACGAGAACATCCGCAAGGGGTTCCTCAAGGCCAAGGGCAAGGAAATGCCGGCGGTGGATCGCGACTATTACCTCAATCGGCCGCTGTCCTTCGATTCGAGCAAGGTCAAACTGGAATTCCAGAACATCGAGCGCGACATCACCCGCCAGCTCGGCCAGTTCAACCCGGTCGGGCAGATCATGCGGCGCATGTGCAAGGAATACCGCATGGTGGTGCGTATGCTCGAAGCGCGCGGCACCGAGGATTTCGGCCTGATCTCGCAAGAGCTGTACGGCGCCGCCTCCGATGCGTTTCACGCCGGCGACCCGACCCTGGCCGACCTCGGCCTGATGATGTCCGACTACCTGAACAACATTGATGGCCGGGGCGACCTGAAGGACGAGCCGAAAATCCTCACCGCCAAGGATGCCGTGCACCTGCTGCAAACGCGTTTGAACAAGGTGTTCGGCGAGGCCGAGGAAACCATCCGCGTGTTCGAGTCCGACGGGATTGTCGCCGACGCAGCGGCAGGCGCCGACTACATCAAGATCCGCACCGACGCGTTGTTCAACGACCGCGACGTGCGCGCACTGGAAGTCCACGAAGGCCTGGTGCATGTCGGCACCACCCTCAACGGCTTGAACCAGCCGATCTGCACCTTCCTGTCCAAAGGCCCACCCTCATCGACGGTGACCCAGGAAGGTCTGGCGATCCTGATGGAAATCATCACCTTCGCCTCCTACCCGAGTCGCCTGCGCAAGCTGACCAACCGTACCCGCGCGATTCACATGGTCGAGGAGGGCGCGGACTTTTTGCAGGTGTTCGAGTTCTTCCGCGAGCAGGGTTTTGAAATGGCCGAAAGCTACGGCAATGCCAGTCGTGTTTTCCGTGGCTCGACGCCGACCGGCCTGCCATTCACCAAAGACTTGTCCTACCTCAAGGGCTTTATCATGGTTTACAACTACATTCAGTTGGCCGTGCGTAAAGGCAAGCTCGAGCAGGTGCCGCTGCTGTTCTGTGGCAAGACCACGCTGGAAGACATGCGTACCCTGCGTCAGTTGGTCGATGAAGGTCTGGTGGTGCCGCCCAAGTATTTACCGGAACAGTTTCGCGACATGAACGCGCTGTCGGCGTGGATGTGCTTCTCCAACTTCCTCAATCACCTGAGCCTGGACCGGATCGAGGCGGATTACTCCAATATCCTCTAG